Proteins found in one Deltaproteobacteria bacterium genomic segment:
- a CDS encoding FolB domain-containing protein, whose protein sequence is MTHPADSVRLRGFRAECIVGIYPAERKKEQWVELDLSLHLDTRRAGRTGALDASIDYARLCGEIRFLLKACRFKLLEEAAEAICAYVLAEPTGDGQRCSVDAVTLELTKPAALGDIAMPSVRVYREASEYCPEVETQDFGRVDIIAEGKGFGIYRLRIAPGAAIKTHVHRVMCEHELVLGDGLLLQNKPVGAGWAHCWPLNFPHRYDNPTDQEQTILCVDKPPFIPDDEVAVDEPLGDLKEAAPEFYYPLESVT, encoded by the coding sequence ATGACGCATCCTGCAGATTCGGTGAGGCTCCGTGGATTTAGAGCCGAGTGCATCGTGGGTATTTATCCTGCTGAACGTAAGAAGGAGCAGTGGGTAGAACTCGATTTAAGTCTTCATCTCGATACACGTCGGGCGGGTAGAACGGGTGCGTTGGATGCATCCATTGATTACGCAAGACTGTGCGGTGAAATTAGATTCCTGCTCAAAGCATGCCGCTTTAAACTTCTTGAGGAAGCCGCTGAGGCAATTTGTGCTTATGTTTTGGCCGAGCCAACAGGTGATGGACAACGTTGCAGTGTGGACGCCGTGACCTTAGAACTCACGAAGCCTGCCGCGTTGGGTGATATTGCGATGCCGTCGGTACGTGTTTATCGTGAAGCTTCAGAGTATTGCCCTGAGGTCGAGACCCAAGATTTTGGGCGCGTCGACATCATTGCAGAAGGTAAGGGTTTCGGAATCTATCGATTACGGATTGCTCCGGGAGCTGCGATTAAGACCCATGTACACCGAGTGATGTGTGAGCATGAATTGGTTCTGGGAGACGGGCTCTTACTGCAAAATAAACCCGTAGGAGCAGGCTGGGCACATTGTTGGCCTCTCAATTTCCCGCATCGGTACGACAATCCAACGGATCAGGAACAGACGATTCTCTGCGTGGACAAGCCGCCTTTCATTCCAGATGATGAAGTGGCCGTAGACGAACCTCTTGGTGATTTAAAAGAGGCAGCTCCCGAATTCTATTATCCTTTGGAGTCTGTGACATGA
- a CDS encoding SDR family oxidoreductase — protein MGYALVTGAGIRVGRAVALGLAQAGFDLVLHANRSREALDAVADECRDLGSEVLVAPADLSLRVSRTEWLDNIFSQIKTLDVLVNNAAIYESLPLNQIDYAAWDKMLALNLEAPFFITQGLLPLLKKGSSASIINITDSGLDWPDSEYAHYFASKAGLAMLTRVLAIELAPEIRVNSVAPGTVAFPPGFSDDAKHAILKDIPMGRVGSPEDIAKAVGYLVSEGSYVTGQSLAVDGGRNTQ, from the coding sequence ATGGGTTACGCACTGGTTACGGGAGCAGGGATTCGGGTTGGCCGAGCAGTGGCGCTTGGTCTTGCGCAGGCAGGTTTCGATCTGGTCTTGCATGCCAATCGTTCACGCGAAGCCCTGGATGCTGTCGCCGATGAATGCCGCGATTTAGGGAGTGAGGTTTTGGTGGCGCCAGCTGACTTGAGCCTCCGAGTCTCCCGAACTGAGTGGCTAGATAATATTTTTTCGCAGATTAAGACGCTCGATGTTTTGGTAAACAACGCAGCGATTTATGAGTCGTTGCCCTTAAACCAAATTGATTATGCGGCTTGGGATAAAATGTTGGCGCTCAATTTAGAAGCTCCCTTTTTCATTACTCAAGGTCTGCTCCCATTACTTAAAAAGGGCAGCAGTGCTTCAATCATCAATATTACAGACAGTGGTTTGGATTGGCCGGACTCGGAGTACGCTCACTACTTTGCGTCAAAAGCTGGCCTCGCGATGCTTACCAGAGTTTTGGCCATCGAGCTTGCACCTGAAATACGGGTGAACAGCGTAGCGCCGGGGACCGTTGCTTTTCCTCCGGGATTTTCTGACGATGCCAAGCACGCCATTCTTAAAGATATCCCAATGGGCCGTGTAGGGTCTCCTGAGGATATTGCAAAGGCAGTCGGTTATTTGGTGAGTGAGGGATCATACGTGACCGGGCAAAGTCTTGCGGTCGACGGAGGAAGAAATACGCAATGA
- a CDS encoding aminopeptidase P family protein yields the protein MKTTTGKKAPKKTLSKAKVKAKPKGSASHDQPNPPKFVNFMLQGWKEPKQVLPKTIKAAASHKERRQGVSAAFKNQFVIVPTGHEKVRANDTNYRFRPDTSFYYLTGNDEADCVLVLVPKKGGHEHVLFVEPNPGRSEPTFFTDRHKGELWVGPRLGVPESQHKYGIDRCEALAKLPELLASLKKKKNDFVLLRGVDADVDRVLPKQAKKDLELAQVISEMRLYKDAGEIAILKKACKVTRRGFDDVARCLKTAKNEREVEGVFNMRARLEGNDVGYNVIAAAGANACILHWGRNDGAIKKNDLVLLDAGIELEDLYTADITRTIPASGKFTKPQREIYDLVRAAQVAAIEAVQPGNDFLEPHRAAMRVLAEGLGELGLLPCPVEEALLPENQFYKRYTLHGTSHMLGMDVHDCAHARNEVYRHGPLQAGMVLTIEPGLYFQLDDLTVPKKYRGIGVRIEDDVLVTAKGHKVLSDVPRDSADVEAWMAELWAE from the coding sequence ATGAAGACAACCACTGGAAAAAAAGCACCGAAAAAAACGCTCAGCAAAGCAAAAGTGAAAGCTAAGCCTAAAGGCTCGGCATCGCATGATCAGCCAAACCCTCCAAAGTTCGTGAATTTCATGCTTCAGGGTTGGAAAGAGCCAAAGCAGGTACTCCCAAAAACAATCAAAGCAGCGGCATCTCATAAGGAGCGTCGGCAAGGCGTTTCGGCGGCATTCAAGAACCAATTCGTGATTGTTCCAACTGGCCACGAGAAGGTTAGAGCCAACGATACCAACTATCGTTTTCGTCCCGACACTTCATTTTATTACCTCACGGGCAATGATGAGGCGGATTGTGTTTTGGTTCTGGTTCCTAAGAAAGGTGGCCACGAGCATGTGCTTTTTGTCGAGCCTAACCCGGGACGTTCTGAGCCAACATTTTTCACAGACCGACACAAAGGTGAGCTTTGGGTAGGCCCGCGTTTGGGTGTTCCAGAGAGTCAGCACAAGTATGGCATCGATCGCTGTGAAGCATTGGCTAAACTTCCTGAGCTTCTGGCGTCACTGAAGAAAAAGAAAAATGATTTTGTTCTTCTACGAGGCGTAGATGCAGACGTTGACCGCGTGTTGCCTAAGCAGGCTAAGAAAGATTTGGAACTCGCTCAGGTTATTTCTGAGATGCGACTTTACAAAGATGCCGGCGAGATCGCGATTCTCAAGAAGGCTTGTAAAGTTACGCGCCGCGGATTTGACGATGTTGCTCGCTGCTTGAAAACAGCTAAAAACGAGCGAGAAGTTGAAGGTGTTTTCAATATGCGCGCTCGGTTGGAAGGCAACGATGTTGGTTACAACGTGATTGCGGCTGCTGGTGCCAACGCATGTATTTTACACTGGGGCCGCAACGACGGAGCCATCAAGAAAAATGATTTGGTTCTTCTGGATGCAGGCATCGAGCTTGAAGATCTCTACACCGCAGACATAACCCGTACGATTCCTGCCAGCGGAAAATTTACGAAGCCTCAGCGCGAAATTTATGACTTGGTTCGTGCTGCTCAGGTGGCTGCGATTGAAGCCGTCCAACCTGGAAACGATTTCCTTGAGCCGCATCGAGCAGCAATGCGCGTTTTGGCTGAAGGATTGGGCGAGCTTGGCTTGCTTCCTTGCCCGGTTGAAGAAGCGCTATTGCCTGAGAATCAATTCTACAAGCGCTACACATTGCACGGAACCAGCCACATGTTGGGGATGGACGTTCATGATTGTGCGCATGCTCGAAACGAAGTTTATCGTCATGGTCCGCTTCAGGCCGGTATGGTTTTGACGATTGAGCCAGGTCTCTATTTTCAGCTCGATGATTTAACAGTACCGAAAAAGTACCGTGGTATCGGTGTTCGAATTGAAGATGACGTACTGGTTACCGCAAAGGGCCACAAAGTCCTCTCTGACGTTCCACGTGATTCCGCTGATGTAGAAGCCTGGATGGCTGAACTCTGGGCTGAGTAA
- a CDS encoding tetratricopeptide repeat protein yields the protein MLLHTLVLIGTLTAGASSMDEVRISLERGHDGHARELLTERLASDARDIESLLALALLEMESQDYRAAIGYFTQLLELDPYDDDSRLELAEAYWRIKDKDQAQRQVTELLTRHPEWPKALELQKAVESGAALPAPPTLWSPLVRGDLSIGFDSNPRLDNTLDNTTPGRLSSGGTSAVSAISLSAGVQHLGRSRPFSIVAHLRTQQSVGQFDKFKAIMPTTVGLTGIGGIFLGPVRSELHLQYQELFTDLFSNHYQRKIRATASAQYQLSPSNRLQISAGSDVRQITDQATDVTARLAIRDSLTMGRFTLSIDARVRYNLADYDSAEVDPATLEVGFIEASSVLYIEYRFQAPFTVFSLADFAIRDIPNVLDESTFFVQGGITWNLPICDLHSEYAYTRNRSNIEQRDYNRHQFTLGVRFWYD from the coding sequence ATGTTGCTTCATACTCTTGTCCTTATCGGCACACTTACCGCTGGCGCCAGCTCAATGGACGAAGTGCGCATTTCTTTAGAGCGCGGACATGACGGTCATGCACGCGAACTCTTGACCGAGCGCCTTGCCAGCGATGCACGTGATATCGAGTCTCTACTCGCTTTAGCTCTCCTGGAAATGGAAAGTCAGGATTACCGGGCAGCCATCGGCTACTTCACCCAGTTACTAGAACTCGATCCCTATGATGACGACTCCAGACTAGAACTCGCCGAAGCTTATTGGCGCATAAAGGACAAAGACCAAGCACAACGCCAAGTCACCGAGCTTCTTACCCGTCACCCAGAATGGCCAAAAGCCCTCGAGCTTCAAAAAGCGGTCGAATCTGGCGCTGCCTTACCGGCACCTCCTACGCTTTGGAGCCCTCTCGTACGGGGTGATCTCTCCATTGGTTTTGACAGCAACCCTCGTCTCGACAACACCTTAGACAATACCACTCCGGGTCGTCTCTCCAGTGGGGGCACCAGTGCAGTCAGCGCGATCTCGCTCAGCGCCGGCGTTCAACACCTCGGCCGTTCGCGCCCGTTTAGCATTGTTGCGCATTTACGGACGCAGCAGAGCGTTGGGCAATTTGATAAATTTAAGGCGATCATGCCCACCACCGTCGGCTTAACCGGAATCGGCGGTATTTTTCTCGGCCCTGTTCGCTCAGAGCTTCACCTACAATACCAAGAGCTCTTCACCGATTTATTCTCGAATCACTACCAACGAAAAATTCGCGCCACTGCATCAGCCCAGTACCAGCTCTCACCATCGAATAGGTTACAGATTTCTGCTGGTTCGGATGTACGCCAAATCACAGATCAAGCAACGGACGTAACCGCCCGGCTGGCCATACGAGACAGTTTAACGATGGGAAGATTCACGCTCTCCATCGATGCAAGAGTTCGTTACAACCTCGCCGACTACGATAGTGCTGAAGTAGACCCCGCCACCTTAGAAGTGGGATTTATAGAGGCGAGTTCAGTACTCTACATAGAATACCGCTTTCAGGCCCCGTTTACTGTTTTCTCCCTGGCAGACTTCGCTATCCGCGATATCCCCAACGTCTTAGATGAATCAACATTCTTCGTTCAGGGAGGAATCACATGGAATTTACCGATTTGTGACCTCCACAGTGAATATGCATACACACGAAACCGTTCTAATATAGAGCAAAGAGATTACAACCGGCACCAGTTCACACTGGGCGTTCGTTTTTGGTACGACTAA
- a CDS encoding FecR domain-containing protein, producing the protein MTTLALFITALSMSAPANAIAVDGTVTYEVDGMITVVKRFDQIPERATVTTGANSSLSLRFKSGSMIRLAGKTQIEISELVHGQTAGRRKEKVKLITGKMWARIMKLLGRDSHFEITTQHAAAGVRGTAFWTETSTKSTTFVIDHGAIAVTQANGGEQLLSGRGASASLGNDGTSTTRTLPAQAIANLRYAINGSASSMVQGFRDIRSGSWVEQRARAASRNSLQSPDQFTESDLENQRSGDTRRGNVMESRAIVNVELEFPNTER; encoded by the coding sequence ATGACTACATTAGCTTTATTTATTACCGCACTCTCTATGAGTGCTCCCGCTAACGCTATCGCCGTAGATGGAACCGTCACGTACGAAGTCGATGGTATGATTACCGTGGTCAAACGTTTCGACCAGATTCCCGAGAGAGCAACAGTCACCACGGGTGCCAATAGCTCGCTCAGCCTTCGCTTCAAGAGCGGCTCAATGATCAGGCTCGCAGGTAAAACTCAAATTGAAATCTCTGAATTGGTCCACGGGCAAACAGCCGGCCGGCGTAAAGAAAAAGTAAAACTCATCACCGGCAAAATGTGGGCTCGAATTATGAAACTGCTGGGACGAGACTCCCACTTTGAAATCACGACGCAACACGCAGCTGCCGGTGTTCGGGGTACAGCCTTTTGGACGGAAACATCCACCAAAAGCACAACATTCGTAATCGATCATGGGGCGATAGCTGTCACTCAAGCCAATGGCGGCGAACAATTGCTCAGTGGGCGCGGCGCATCCGCATCTTTAGGAAACGACGGAACCTCTACAACCCGGACGTTGCCCGCACAGGCTATCGCAAACCTACGGTATGCAATCAACGGGTCCGCATCGAGCATGGTACAAGGCTTCCGTGATATTCGAAGTGGTAGCTGGGTGGAGCAACGAGCCCGTGCGGCCAGCCGAAATTCACTCCAAAGCCCTGACCAGTTCACAGAAAGTGACCTAGAAAATCAGCGCTCCGGTGATACGCGCCGAGGCAACGTGATGGAAAGCCGAGCCATCGTCAACGTAGAACTAGAATTTCCGAACACTGAACGTTAG
- a CDS encoding FxsA family protein: MFSILFLLFVGVPLVELWLLLQVGERMGAFPTLALVIGTGIVGANLARREGMRTIEKVNKAMAAGEMPQEALLDGLAIFLGGAMLLTPGILTDILGFSLLFPLTRPLLLAMVSGWIAKKMQSGHASVTFHHNGFGPMSSQMGEKPNHPSEEKIYDQSWDEEPPA; encoded by the coding sequence ATGTTTTCGATACTATTTTTGCTCTTTGTCGGCGTACCGCTTGTTGAACTTTGGCTCCTATTACAGGTGGGCGAACGAATGGGTGCTTTTCCAACACTTGCCTTGGTTATAGGCACGGGCATAGTTGGAGCTAATCTTGCTCGCCGCGAGGGTATGCGAACCATTGAAAAAGTGAATAAGGCGATGGCTGCAGGCGAGATGCCTCAGGAAGCTTTATTGGATGGCTTGGCGATTTTCTTGGGTGGCGCGATGTTACTCACCCCTGGGATTCTTACAGATATTTTGGGCTTCTCTTTGTTGTTTCCACTGACTCGGCCGCTTTTGCTCGCCATGGTTTCAGGCTGGATCGCAAAGAAGATGCAGTCTGGACATGCTTCGGTCACGTTTCATCACAACGGATTTGGTCCAATGTCATCGCAAATGGGCGAAAAGCCCAATCATCCTTCGGAAGAGAAAATATACGACCAGTCCTGGGACGAAGAGCCGCCAGCCTAA
- a CDS encoding amidase, whose product MAYDLKDVKLPILSGAPLTLTTKLIEFTATGNLIAPKLIKDAGILLLREIELDEVPTTFPRHPSSPNADAKAVDLSKLPESQQPEGGFQFNTSADFYKAYQNGDTTPTEVARRVLAAIEKSNQAKPALRAVIQINHQDVVMQAEASTERWKAGKPLSLLDGVPVSVKAELDQIGHGTTVGTSFLGKTPATQDATPVARLRAAGALLIGKANMHEIGMGVTGLNLHHGVPRNPYHTGSYTGGSSSGSAASVAAGFCPISVGADGGGSIRIPASFCGGVGLKATYGRVSEHGAAPLCWSVAHVGPIAATVYDTALAYAIMAGPDELDPMTQSQPEVDLEEINNGDLTGIRIGMYRAWFEHADRESVEACDRAVELLKSRGASVVQIEILNLEAIRVAHSVTIASEMRSAITPYYPSQKEKFGLDVRMNMALAQKFTSADYVTAQRVRTRALNDFKKIFESVDVVVSPTTGCTAPNIPAAALENGISDVGQLMDIMRFAPLGNLLGLPGISVPAGYDSRDKPIGLQIMGRPWEESTLLRLARVVESETVRQKPSYWVDVLRG is encoded by the coding sequence ATGGCCTATGATCTAAAAGATGTGAAATTACCGATACTCTCGGGAGCACCACTCACGCTCACGACCAAACTTATCGAATTCACTGCCACAGGAAATCTTATCGCACCCAAGCTTATCAAAGATGCGGGAATACTCCTGCTTCGTGAAATTGAACTCGACGAGGTTCCAACCACCTTTCCGAGGCACCCTTCATCCCCCAATGCAGACGCGAAGGCGGTCGATCTCAGTAAGCTGCCTGAAAGCCAGCAGCCTGAGGGCGGCTTTCAATTCAACACCAGTGCAGATTTTTACAAGGCTTACCAAAACGGCGACACCACCCCGACTGAAGTGGCCCGGCGGGTTCTCGCAGCTATCGAAAAATCGAATCAAGCCAAGCCCGCTCTTCGGGCCGTGATTCAGATCAATCATCAAGACGTCGTTATGCAAGCAGAAGCCTCCACCGAACGCTGGAAAGCGGGCAAACCCCTAAGCCTGCTCGACGGGGTTCCAGTGAGTGTAAAAGCCGAGCTGGACCAAATTGGACATGGCACCACCGTGGGAACTTCCTTTCTCGGTAAGACCCCAGCCACCCAAGACGCCACACCAGTTGCACGACTTCGCGCGGCGGGGGCACTCCTGATTGGTAAAGCCAACATGCATGAAATCGGAATGGGCGTGACGGGCCTAAACCTGCATCATGGAGTACCTCGAAACCCCTACCACACCGGCTCTTACACCGGTGGTTCATCCAGTGGCTCAGCGGCCTCCGTGGCCGCAGGTTTCTGCCCGATATCCGTTGGTGCTGATGGTGGTGGCTCTATCCGAATCCCCGCTTCTTTTTGTGGAGGCGTTGGGCTCAAAGCAACCTATGGACGTGTAAGCGAACACGGCGCAGCACCATTATGCTGGTCGGTCGCACATGTGGGTCCCATTGCAGCGACGGTCTACGACACTGCACTTGCCTACGCTATTATGGCAGGTCCAGATGAACTCGATCCTATGACTCAAAGTCAGCCCGAAGTTGATCTTGAAGAAATAAACAACGGTGATTTAACTGGCATCCGAATAGGTATGTACCGCGCCTGGTTTGAACATGCCGACCGTGAATCGGTCGAAGCCTGTGACCGCGCCGTTGAGCTTCTAAAATCCCGCGGAGCCAGCGTTGTCCAAATTGAGATTCTTAACCTTGAAGCCATACGCGTGGCCCACTCCGTTACTATTGCAAGCGAAATGCGTTCAGCAATAACACCCTATTATCCGTCTCAAAAAGAGAAATTTGGTCTTGATGTTCGTATGAACATGGCTCTGGCTCAAAAGTTCACCAGCGCCGACTATGTTACAGCGCAGCGCGTTCGCACCCGAGCCCTTAACGACTTTAAGAAAATATTTGAGTCTGTTGATGTGGTGGTGAGCCCAACAACGGGATGCACTGCACCCAATATCCCGGCAGCGGCCCTTGAGAACGGTATCTCAGATGTAGGACAGCTTATGGACATCATGCGCTTTGCACCCCTCGGCAACCTACTTGGATTACCGGGCATCAGTGTACCCGCCGGTTACGATAGCCGCGATAAACCCATCGGCCTCCAAATTATGGGGCGCCCTTGGGAAGAGTCCACGCTTCTTAGATTGGCCCGTGTTGTTGAATCTGAAACCGTTCGCCAAAAACCCAGCTACTGGGTCGATGTTTTAAGGGGCTAG
- a CDS encoding bile acid:sodium symporter family protein, producing MFGMGLGLTVPDFTRIFQYPKAALVGISGQLLALPCLGFLVATALDLEPELAVGLMILTFCPGGVMSNVMSHLAKADTALSVTLTTVTSFITPWTTPLLVNVTLIYFMGNQDQVQLPLWGTLLKMIMITVVPISLGMVVRSRWPDFAIRADKWVGVLGVFFLTVVMAGITWKERNNLADLMATAGGATLLLCMVSYAYGIFSARAAGLSIRQMSSVCIEVGMQNSALAMVISLSFLENSRMAIPPMVYSIMMFGVGWILVAIFYRLNTNPQLVSEETN from the coding sequence ATGTTTGGGATGGGCTTGGGCCTTACGGTTCCCGATTTTACCCGAATATTTCAATATCCAAAAGCAGCCTTGGTGGGTATCAGTGGTCAACTGCTGGCATTACCGTGCCTGGGGTTTTTGGTCGCTACGGCTCTCGATTTGGAGCCAGAGCTTGCCGTCGGGCTCATGATTCTCACATTTTGCCCCGGTGGAGTGATGTCCAATGTGATGAGTCATTTGGCGAAGGCCGATACCGCTCTCTCAGTCACGTTGACCACAGTCACAAGTTTTATCACTCCCTGGACCACCCCCCTTTTGGTGAATGTAACGCTAATCTATTTTATGGGTAACCAAGATCAGGTGCAGCTCCCTTTGTGGGGGACTCTGCTCAAAATGATTATGATCACGGTGGTACCTATTTCCCTGGGCATGGTTGTACGCAGCCGCTGGCCAGATTTTGCAATCCGCGCAGATAAGTGGGTGGGCGTTCTGGGTGTCTTTTTCCTAACGGTGGTGATGGCGGGAATTACCTGGAAAGAGCGCAACAACCTGGCCGACCTGATGGCAACAGCGGGAGGAGCGACCTTACTCTTGTGCATGGTGAGTTATGCATACGGAATCTTCTCGGCGCGGGCGGCGGGTTTGTCGATACGACAGATGAGTTCGGTTTGTATCGAGGTTGGCATGCAAAACAGTGCCTTGGCGATGGTTATCTCGCTTAGCTTTTTAGAGAATTCTAGAATGGCTATCCCGCCGATGGTTTACAGCATTATGATGTTTGGCGTTGGGTGGATTTTAGTGGCGATATTTTATCGTCTAAACACGAACCCCCAGCTGGTCTCGGAAGAGACAAACTAG